The Hevea brasiliensis isolate MT/VB/25A 57/8 chromosome 1, ASM3005281v1, whole genome shotgun sequence DNA segment tttatatctcAACAATTCAAAGGTCTCAGGCCCACATTATAACATAACACAATGCCCATTATGGGCCTCGTAGAATAACCTAAACTAGTGTCATTGCTCATGTAACAACctgatttttttaatatatacatagaaaatattttaaaattagactattaatttattactattttattcatggtattaaattagtattttcataataatgatatttttacTTTATGAAtgttatttttacatatattattattactattattattttaaattgttattggtaATATTGTCATTATCAAAAATCAATTAAAGTTAATTAAGattaaatcatattaaatttctttagagtattattattattattatgattactaaagttttatttaattaaaatataataaaagaattttGGACCTAATTGTATATATCTAAAAAGTTTAGGGACcaataggataattaaaagtaaaaaaaaaattaaaattgcagcAGCagacccccccccccctcttccaTTTACTCTCTTCTCCCCCTCCCTCTTATCCATTTTTTTGGGCCTTTTTTATtctcataaattaaaaataattatgtgaTAATTTTTAACAATTTATGTACTTCATTTAGGTGTAATCGGATCAATGTTAGCTCATCGGTGCCCAAAACTGAGTTCTCGGCCTAATCCGGCTACTAGGCGGCCTTTCCCAGAACATTgtcaatattatagtcaatcccaGTATTTTCAAACGTCCTGGACGCATTCCAGATAATAGAATTTGTAAAAGTAGCCCCAAACTTAAGTTGTGTAATTTTTTTTACCTTGCTTAAGCTAGCTgataaatctataaaatattcttaGCTtggtaaaattaagtaaaataattttcatttatataaGGACGGTTTAGAGGACCCcatgaatatttttataatttttgaagtgctgaaaataaatatttaaactgtAGAAGAGTTAGAAACTCAAGCTGGAGTTTAGAGAATTGGACCTAGATTAGGATTCTTGTAGGTCCCGGATggacattttaattatttttgtagGCCTGAGGCCCTACGTGTTGTTGTTGGTTCATTTTTCTTGTAGGGGGTTAAGTCCaattataggggagactctgccaaaatttcgTCAAGACCTTAGAATTTATTTTGATTGTATAActtgaattaattatttaattttatcagtTTTTGATAGAGGTTAGTGTGTATGTTTAGGTGATCGATACCGACCGTCTTCTCCTTCCAGTTGGACCAGTTGCAGTCCATTCGACCAGtctgtgagttggatattgattattttcataatttcaatattaattatatatctggcatgctcatgcattttataaatatttaattattcacATGTATAGCTAATATATTATGAGCATTATGATTGTTGCATATTTAATTACTGTTATTTATTTGTAATTGCCgccctgaggataatttggagcttTTTGTGTGTGTGTTGGCATGAGTATAGTGTGGATATGGATGTGGTAGGATGGGTAGTCGCAGCTGGAGCTTGTctcgctgggacccaatccttatatatatatggataagtgGGGTTGagtacgactttgagttgatctcgctaacccatgcacttggattattaagcgaaagtctagtTTGAGTTGACCTCTGTGGTAtgtattggattaagagagctgtataggggatcaactctcatACATATATATTGATGTAATACACTGAGTATGTGAGTAGTTCCAAATTAACTTCTCGTGCAAATATTGGGTGAATTAATTATTATATGTGATGGGTGTACATTTCATGGTAGGATTAtactagttttagatagttataaaaattacacttataatcaatatttaaactctctgagtcgaacgctcatttttattcaaatatttttcccaAGTTGCAGGAGGAGCCAGTTTATTTCTTTGAGTCTAACTTACAATTTTCCTCTGCAGGTTGAGCTTCTTAGCTAATGATTTAttgtatctatttatttatttatttgcttaATAACTAGAGTTTTGCTATGACACTGAATTgtgtatattatattatttaatgaaattaaaaaatttataatattaaatagttTGTACATGATGGGTATCAAAGTTGAGCTGAGCTCCCTTAGTTTTGGTTTCCTAACAAAAATTCGGTTGAACTGGCCAaaacaaaaatataatattttattttattttatttgcatattgagcCTTAATTCTGGCCCTGGGTTATGGGTTTGGGAATAgcgaggcttactacaggccttgaGGGCTTTATGTCAGCTCAGGTCCTCGTGCTTGTTCGGCTTGTAAAGTCTGATCATGATAGCTCAACTTCAGCTCAAGGGTCCAAAATTCAGTATTATCTAAATATATCCAATTTACTTTCaaaaaattctataaatattcttggaggtccttaataatattatcttaatattataattaaaattactatATTTCATAAacccacaaatattttattaattatcaaAATATAGCTCAACTTAAGGCAAAAAGAGTAAATTTACATTTAGGGTTACCTACGCTAATTTTGACACTTGGAATGCGTCCGAGGCATCTGAAAATGGtagaaataattataatatcaATCTACTTCTGCGGTGAGTATCGAAGCTTAAGCGTCTGGACCAAAACTGCAGTCCGGGCCACCGATGGAATTTCTTTGAAAGGAAAGTTCCTACATGAAATCCACAATATAAGGagttagaaaataattttatttaactcaaaaatgaCTTTAAAGACCTAAAATCTCACCAGCAAGCTTGCAAGACTTGAAAATTTTCCAGTGTAAAAAAATTCTTGAATTGGTATCGTTTTGAAGCTCTCGAAATGTACAACGTGCTGGTATACTTagaattttaagaaaaattataatttggGAGAAATTAGTTAGGAAGTAAAAATGCTCTAAAATTTTTGAAGCTCGATTCACACAAATTAGTAAATGATACTGCACAAACTTGATATCTACATGATGCACATAAAGAGAGGAGCGTTTTGCTATCAAGAATGCCAGAAAACAGTGACCGGAGAAGGAAGTTATGaccgaagagagagagagagagagagagagagagagagagagagagagggagagtggaGGTGGGGGGAAAGATTTATTGTCTTTAaacttttaagttttaaaaattttttttttttaataatttaaaagcaAAACTATAGATTGATATATAAGCTTTCTAAATCTTCTCAAACAAGTCTAAAAATTCTTTTCAACTAAGTCCAATTCTAATTTAatacatttaaaattaaataataataataataattactttaaatttgaaatatctaaaatataaaattgtagaatttcacaatcaaagaaattttaattaaaagtttaaaaattaaattttaacactaacacttaaaaaaaataatctcataaaatatatttatttaataaaataatattataataatctaatttataaattatctattttttaaaattttttactttatttcaaagaaatcaaaaagaaaaagaaaaaaagtcatCAAAGCAAAAAAGGAGCGCATCGTGATCTGAAAGGTGAGAGGAAGAGAGTTGGGTTGGGGGCTTAAGCGACTTGGAATGGGTTTGGTAGAGTTAAGATTTCTAATAAGCGACTTGGAATGGGTTTGGTAGAGTTAGGATTTCTAATatgttttttaatatataaagagatccaaaatgacaacaatttAAGGAATTTGAAAGTCAGTTCTGTTCGGTTGAAAatgattttttattaaaaaattaaactaaatcaaaaaataaaaaatatctaaaactaaaaattgaacCAAATGCTCACaatgaaaaatcaaatataatagaCTAGATTTTAGTTTGGATCGAAATATGCTCAACCCTATACAAGGGGAGGATTGAATGCAAATCGGGAGAAGGAATTTCTTGGATAAAACTAGATGGAgagaatattattattattattattattattattattattaaattgaaaataatgtaaggatattttaaataattttctccCTTAACTCGTTGGCTTAACAGATTCATGGATAGAAGGACaattaattttgatggaatcaaaCCCTAGGGTGTAAAACCATTAAGTTTTAAAAAACAGGGATAAAAGTATCAATTATGATATATTTCAGGGATTTAAAAgtaattttttctatttttttttgggCTAAACTTTAAAATAGGAAAACATTGATTGGTGAAGACAGAATAGACCCGAAAAAGGACTCGTTAGTAAAATATGCAGATAGCCAAGGGCATTTTAAACCAAAAAaagcaaaaaagaaaaagaaaagaaaaaaactcaCACGTGTGGGCATTACATTACATGCTTCTCCTCCTCCTGACTCTGGCGCTACTCCGCGTTAACCGTGCTTTgggattttttttcttctttcctctgTTTGTTTGAAAGAGAAAAAGCAGCATATTGATTTGAAAGCGAGGAAACCTCTCTTGCATTTCTCTTCCCCTTTTACGCTTCTACTCTATACTCTACTCTACTTGCTCCCATCTCTCAATACACTCTTGTTTTTATCACCAAAAACCCTAGTTTTAGAAGGCGAACTTTGCTCCACACTTGCTCTGTTCGTTTTGATTTTCCCTTTTCAAGTCTAGTTGGACATTTTCCGATCTCAAGATTTCTCGATTAAGTCTTAGATCAGTGAGTTTCCTTACagcattttttcaaattttttctttttgGAGTATTTGaagtttcatcttcttcttcctccgcttttttttttttttttttttttttttttttttttaattgaagagaAGATAGTGTGAAAATTTGACCTTTTGTTTTGTAATCTCTTTAATTTTGTAGCTTTTGTTTATGGTTTTGTTATACGTTGAAATGTTCAGAAATTGTGTTGATTTTGGTAAGAATTTTTGTTTGCTATTTTATTGAACGTAGTAGTTACTATGAGTCTTTGCTTGGGTGTTTTTTGTGGAATGCCAAGACAAAAATTTTACTGCAAAGGAGGGAAAGGAAAATTCTTAATTTGTTGAAGGCTTTCTGGCTAACTATGCTTTTTTTATCATACGATCATCTTTCTTGGATGCCGCGTGTAGTGTGTTGCTAGCTTCCTGGTTTGCTTTAGTTAGTCTAGTTTATATGATGGTTTTCTAATGTTAGATGAGAAGCTAACTGTTATGGCGTATTTCATCCATATATTTAAACATTATAATATTTTTCTCTTGGGTATTGTGATGGGCGGTGTAGCTTGTGAAGTTTATCACTTCAATGTGTTTTCAGGTCATCTTAATTTCAGTTCAAGTGTTTAATTCTTTTTCCCTACCTTGTATAGATTGTTGGGTTAAGGCCTTAAGATGTATTGTCTTTTGCATAAATATTGAGAAGTTGTTCTTTTTCTTTACCAATTTCAGGTTCTATTGCACTTCCACAAAAGTTCAAGAAATTTCTGTTGGGCTTTCTTTTCAATTATGGCTGGTGACTCCAAGGCAAATCTTTCTAATGGCAATGCCAATATACAGCCTGCTCCTCAAAGAACTTATCAAGTTGTTGTGGCTGCAACTGGTGATATGGGTATTGGCAAGGATGGGAAGCTACCATGGAGATTGCCTTCTGATCTCAAATTTTTCAAGGATGTTACTATGACTACTTCTGATTCTGGGAAAAAGAATGCTGTTATAATGGGTAGAAAAACATGGGAAAGTATTCCACTTGAGCATCGACCTTTGCCTGGTCGTCTTAATGTTGTTCTAACTCGTTCTGGGAGTTTTGATATTGCTACTGCTGAGAATGTGGTGATTTGTGGAAGCCTGAGTTCTGCTTTGGAATTATTGGCTGCATCACCATATTGTCTGTCAATTGAGAAAGTCTTTGTAATAGGAGGTGGTCAAATATTAAGGTTTGTACTTGTTGACGTTATTGTTCCTCTACTTTATGGGTTAAATCTTCTTTGTTTCCACATTCGTCTTTAATTTGATGATCTTATACTACAGGGAAGCTCTCAATGCACCTGGATGTGATGCTATCCACATTGCAGAAATTGAGGCAAACATTGACTGTGATACTTTTATCCCTACAATTGATTCCTCTGTCTTTCAGCCTTGGTACTCATCCTTTCCCATGGTAGAAAACAACATACGATATTGCTTTGCAACTTATGTTCGAGTGAGGAGTACTGCAGTGGAATCCAATGGTCAAAACAATGGTCTGAGCGCTGATGTTGGTTCAGAAAATAGTAAGTTTGAGGTAAAGAAGTTTTCTTTCCTTCCTAAGATGGTTTTTGAGAGACATGAGGAGTTCTTTTATCTTAGACTTGTTCAAGACATCATCTCAGATGGGATTTTGAAGGATGACAGAACTGGAACTGGTACTTTATCAAAATTTGGTTGCCAGGTATTTGAACCATTAATTATTTATGGTTATCTCTATGATTCTGAAATTATGCTTCcattttattaaacaatttattCTTTTAATTACTGATGGATGTGTATGGATTGCTTTTTTGAATTTAAATCACAGATGCGGTTCAACCTTCGCAAAACTTTTCCGCTTCTTACAACGAAGGCATGCTTAAATTACTTGTTATTATTGCTGCAACTGAATTACTTCTTCTGTATGCATGTCCTTTTCCTGTCTATAATTTAGAATGGTTAAAGATTCAACATGAGGTCAATTTTATAAGGCATAAAAAAATCCCATTCATTTGTCTCATGTTGATATCAATGGTTTGTAGAAAGTATTCTGGCGAGGGGTTGTTGAAGAACTCCTGTGGTTCATCAGTGGTTCAACGAATGCCAAGGTAATGATATGATAATTGAACTGTTtcgtatatatacttctttgactTCTCGTGTGTCTTGCTTGT contains these protein-coding regions:
- the LOC110651614 gene encoding bifunctional dihydrofolate reductase-thymidylate synthase produces the protein MAGDSKANLSNGNANIQPAPQRTYQVVVAATGDMGIGKDGKLPWRLPSDLKFFKDVTMTTSDSGKKNAVIMGRKTWESIPLEHRPLPGRLNVVLTRSGSFDIATAENVVICGSLSSALELLAASPYCLSIEKVFVIGGGQILREALNAPGCDAIHIAEIEANIDCDTFIPTIDSSVFQPWYSSFPMVENNIRYCFATYVRVRSTAVESNGQNNGLSADVGSENSKFEVKKFSFLPKMVFERHEEFFYLRLVQDIISDGILKDDRTGTGTLSKFGCQMRFNLRKTFPLLTTKKVFWRGVVEELLWFISGSTNAKVLQEKGIHIWDGNASRDYLDSIGLKDREEGDLGPVYGFQWRHFGARYSDMHADYTGQGFDQLLDVIDKIKNNPDDRRIILSAWNPSDLKLMALLPCHMFAQFYVAHGELSCQMYQRSADMGLGVPFNIASYALLTCMIAHVCNLVPGDFVHVFGDAHVYCSHVRPLQEQLQKLPKPFPILKINPDKKNIDSFVAADFKLIGYDPHNKIEMKMAV